In Nissabacter sp. SGAir0207, the genomic stretch GTGTAAATCAGCGACGCGCCAGCGCGCGCATGAATTGCAGGCTGGCGATAAAGCAGAGCGTATAGCCAAACAGCTCCGTCCCCTCTTCCACCACATTCTTCGCGGTGCGCACATAACCATCCAGCAGCACATTTTCCCAGATCTGGTGCATCCCCATCAGGCGCGAGAAGAGCAGGATACAGAGCAGCGCGCAGAGCATGATGCCGTAGCTGCGGGAGCGGACAAAGCAGGCCAGCCCTGACAGGGTGGAGGCCATATTGCGCGCCGCGCCAAGCAGACAGAGCACTGTCACCAGCAGGGCAAAGTAGACCCAGCAGCCGTGGACAATCAGGTCAAACACCCCATCCAGTTCGCGGATCAGCATGGTCAGCAGGAAGCCGCCCAGCAGTACAAAGCCATAACGCCACTGCGGGTGGCGCTGCGCCAAACGGAAGAAGATCAGGGCGCTCAATCCCAGCAGTGTCTCTTGGGCGATCTCCGTCAGGGAGACCTCTTTTACCGCGTTATGCAGCCAAATAATATCGATGAATAACAAGGTGCTGACTAAAGCGACAGCCACAGCGCACAGCACAAATTGCTTGAGTGCGCGAAGGATGGTGTATAAATCAGAAGACATATAATTACTCTTATCATTATAAGGGGCGTGAATATTAGAGAGCTTTTGCCCGACCGTTTAGTCTTTTTATGCCGATAAGCGAGTAACTGTGGATAAAAAAAGCGGAATGCTTACGCATTCCGCTTTTCAGGAGGAAAATCAGGCAGGATCAGCCCGCTTTCGGGAACGCCAGCGGGTTGTGCGGCAGCGTCGCGTAGTACTCACGCCACTGCGTATGCTGGGCCGGATCGCTCCAGACCGCCTGATGCAGGCGCGCCATCAGCACCGGGTCGCTCAGCAGCAGCAGACGATCGGCCTTGCCAAGCTTGGCCGGGCCGGTTGCCAGCGCCTGTGCCAGACGCTCCTGACGCCAGTGCTCGATCGCCGAGCGGGTATAGTGACGTGAGGTCGCCATCGCCGTCGCCAGTGCGTTGAAGGAGGGGTTCACCACCGCGTGCATAAAGCCGTTGCGCAGCGCGCGCTCACGGTTATGTTGCAGGTACTCGTCGGTGGCCACCAGTTCACGCGGCGGATCGTACTCCTCCGGGATCAGGAACAGCTTGGCACGCTTGCTCTTCAGGCCCAGCGTCGCGCGGCTCGACAGCGCCGACACGATAGGCGAGAGGATCAGCGAGAAGACGATCGGCCCCAGCCACCAGAGGAAGCGCAGATCCAGCCAGGCCATGCCACCCGCCCACACCAGCCCAAGCAACATCTGCGAGCCGTGGCGGCGGAATGCTTCACCCCAAGGGGTGTCATCATCATCACGCTGCGGCGAGTTCCAGACCACTTCCCAGCCGAGGAAGGCGCTGACCACAAACACCGTATGGAACAGCATCCGCACCGGGGCCAGCAGCACCGAGAACAGCATCTCCAGCAGCATGGAGATCAGCAGGCGGAACCCGCCACCATACTCTTTCGCACCTTTGGCCCAGATCAATACCACGCTCAGCAGCTTCGGCAGGAACAGCAGCACCAGGGTGGTGGAGAAGAGCGCAATCGCCAGCTCCGGCCGCCACTGCGGCCACACCGGGAACAGCTGGCGTGGTTGCAGGAAGTACTGCGGCTCCATCAGCGTATGCACCACCTGCAAGGCGGTGGAGAGCGCCAGGAACATGAACCACAGCGGCGCGGAGAGGTAGGACATTACGCCGGTCAGGAACACCGCACGGTGCACCGGGTGCATCCCCTTCACCAGGAACAGACGGAAGTTCATTAGGTTGCCGTGGCACCAGCGGCGGTCACGTTTCAGCTCATCCAGCAGGTTCGGCGGCAATTCTTCATAACTGCCCGGCAGGTCGTAGGCGATCCAGACGCCCCAGCCAGCGCGGCGCATCAGGGCCGCTTCCACGAAGTCGTGGGAGAGGATGGAGCCAGCGAAAGAGCCTTCGCCCGGCAGCGGCGCCAGCGCACAGTGCTCAATGAACGGCTGCACGCGAATGATGGCATTGTGCCCCCAGTAGTGGGACTCGCCCAGCTGCCAGAAGTGCAAGCCCGCGGTAAACAGCGGCCCATAGACGCGGGTAGCGAACTGTTGCAGGCGCGCATAGAGGGTGTCCATGCCCGACGCCTTCGGCGCGGACTGGATGATACCGGCGTGCGGGTTGGCATTCATCAGGCGCACCAGCCCGGTCAGGCACTCGCCGCTCATCACGCTGTCGGCATCCAGCACCACCATGTAGCTGTAGTCCTTGCCCCAGCGGCGGCACCAATCATCGATGTTACCACTCTTGCGCTTCACGCGGCGACGGCGACGGCGGTAGAAGATCTTGCCGTGGCCCTCTACTTCGCGGCACAGCTCCAGCCAGGCCTTCTGCTCGGCGACACAGATATCAGGATCGTAGCTGTCACTGAGGATGTAGACGTCAAAGTGCGCCAGATCGCCGGTACGTTTCACCGACTCATAGGTGGCGCGCAGGCCAGCGAAGACGCGGTCCACGTCCTCATTACAGATAGGCATGATCAGCGCGGTGCGCTGCGCCGGGTCCAGCGGCTCAGTGCCGGTGCTGGAGGCGGAGATACTGTACTTATCCTTGCCGATCAGCAGTTGCAGGAAGCCCATCAGCGCCGTCCAGAAACCGGCCGAAACCCAACAGAACAGGATGGCGAACAGCACCAGAATGCCGGTCTGCAACACATAAGGCAGCAGTTGCAGCACCGACTGCATCAGATCCTGATTCACCATCTCCATCGGGTCGATCAGCGCCCAGCCCTGATAGGGCAGGATGGTCTTCATGTACCAGGTGGCGATGCCGGTCTGTACCAGCATCAACACCAGCAGGATGTAGCGACGCAGCGTGCCAACGGTACGCCAGCGCTTCTCGGACTCCGCCATCTCTTTAGAGAGCGGGGCCTGCGGCATGTTGCCACGCCCCAGCAGCGAGTCCCAGAAACGTGCCAGCGGGTTGGTGCGCCAGGCTTCCGGGAACATGCTGGCGCGCTTGATCGGCGGCATCGCCTTGAGGGTGGTGCGGCCTTCCGCGTCGGCGTCCAGCAGCTTGCCGCCGTCCAGCGCATCTGGCCAGGCCTGCTCCAGACGGGTTTTCACCGAGGCCAGCGGCGCGTCGTCTGACGGCAGGCCCTCCCCTGCCCCGCCCAGCCGGCGGTGCAGCTCCGGCAAGGCGTCAGCCTGGCCGCTGAGCGCGCCCTTCTCCTCCGCGGAGAGGGGCAGCGCCTCAATATATTGATGAGGTAAAGGCGTTGACTTATTCATTGGCAGGCAGCTGATAGCTCCAGGTTTCACTCAACGGTTTGTCACCATTGACCAGCGCAGCGCGCATCTCAACAGGTTTCTTCGGATCCTTGACCTTGACGCGCAGGGTGAGGCGCCAGCCCTTGGTGACCGGGTTATAGCGGACGTTGTTCTCGACCATGTCCGCGTTGTCGTTCACGCTGATCTGCGAGGCAACCGGGGTATCTTCCTTCAGCGCCTTCAGCACCGGGCCAGCGAAGTCGATCAGCAGCGCGATGCTGCCATCCGGCTCGCGGATCAGGTTGGATTGCTTCACGTCGCCCGCGGAGCGCATGGTCTGCTTGACGTAGGCCAGATCCGGCGCGTGCAGCGCCTCCTCATTGCGGGTGAAGTGCAGGCGGTAGCTCAAGTCCAGCGGCTGGCCAGCATCCGGCAATTTCTCCGGCGACCAGAAGGCCACGATGTTGTCGTTGGTTTCGTCGGCGGTTGGGATCTCCACCAGCTCGACCCGGCCCTTGCCCCAGTCGCCATGCGTCTCGACCCAGCCACTCGGGCGCAGGTCGTAGCGGTCATCCAGATCCTCATACTGCGCGAAGCTGCGGCCACGCTGCAGCAGGCCGAAGCCGCGCGGGTTCTCGATGGTATAGGTGCTCACCGACAGGTGGCGCGGGTTATTGAGCGGACGCCAGATCCACTCGCCGTTGCCAGCATGGATCGACAGACCGTCGGAGTCATGCAGCGCCGGGCGGTAGTTCATGTTCGGGGAGGGCTGGTTCTGGCCAAACAGGAACATGCTGGTCAGCGGGGCGATGCCCAGCTTGCCCACTTTGTCACGCATGTAGACCTTGGCCTGCACATCCACGGTGGTATCGCTGCCCGGATAGAGATCGAAACGGTAGGCCCCGGCCGCGCGCGGCGAGTCCAGCAGCGCATAGATCA encodes the following:
- the mdoH gene encoding glucans biosynthesis glucosyltransferase MdoH, with product MNKSTPLPHQYIEALPLSAEEKGALSGQADALPELHRRLGGAGEGLPSDDAPLASVKTRLEQAWPDALDGGKLLDADAEGRTTLKAMPPIKRASMFPEAWRTNPLARFWDSLLGRGNMPQAPLSKEMAESEKRWRTVGTLRRYILLVLMLVQTGIATWYMKTILPYQGWALIDPMEMVNQDLMQSVLQLLPYVLQTGILVLFAILFCWVSAGFWTALMGFLQLLIGKDKYSISASSTGTEPLDPAQRTALIMPICNEDVDRVFAGLRATYESVKRTGDLAHFDVYILSDSYDPDICVAEQKAWLELCREVEGHGKIFYRRRRRRVKRKSGNIDDWCRRWGKDYSYMVVLDADSVMSGECLTGLVRLMNANPHAGIIQSAPKASGMDTLYARLQQFATRVYGPLFTAGLHFWQLGESHYWGHNAIIRVQPFIEHCALAPLPGEGSFAGSILSHDFVEAALMRRAGWGVWIAYDLPGSYEELPPNLLDELKRDRRWCHGNLMNFRLFLVKGMHPVHRAVFLTGVMSYLSAPLWFMFLALSTALQVVHTLMEPQYFLQPRQLFPVWPQWRPELAIALFSTTLVLLFLPKLLSVVLIWAKGAKEYGGGFRLLISMLLEMLFSVLLAPVRMLFHTVFVVSAFLGWEVVWNSPQRDDDDTPWGEAFRRHGSQMLLGLVWAGGMAWLDLRFLWWLGPIVFSLILSPIVSALSSRATLGLKSKRAKLFLIPEEYDPPRELVATDEYLQHNRERALRNGFMHAVVNPSFNALATAMATSRHYTRSAIEHWRQERLAQALATGPAKLGKADRLLLLSDPVLMARLHQAVWSDPAQHTQWREYYATLPHNPLAFPKAG
- a CDS encoding glucan biosynthesis protein G produces the protein MFLSLGASHAWAFSLDDVAKQAKDLAGKGFEAPKSNLPSQFREMKFADYQQIQFNHDKAYWNSLNTPFKLEFYHQGMYFEYPVKINEVAADKVSEIKYNPDYFNFGNVNHDADAVKNLGFAGFKVLYPLNKADKNDEIMSVLGASYFRVIGKGQVYGLSARGLAIDTALASGEEFPRFREFWIERPNPDEKHLVIYALLDSPRAAGAYRFDLYPGSDTTVDVQAKVYMRDKVGKLGIAPLTSMFLFGQNQPSPNMNYRPALHDSDGLSIHAGNGEWIWRPLNNPRHLSVSTYTIENPRGFGLLQRGRSFAQYEDLDDRYDLRPSGWVETHGDWGKGRVELVEIPTADETNDNIVAFWSPEKLPDAGQPLDLSYRLHFTRNEEALHAPDLAYVKQTMRSAGDVKQSNLIREPDGSIALLIDFAGPVLKALKEDTPVASQISVNDNADMVENNVRYNPVTKGWRLTLRVKVKDPKKPVEMRAALVNGDKPLSETWSYQLPANE